Proteins encoded within one genomic window of Anastrepha ludens isolate Willacy chromosome 4, idAnaLude1.1, whole genome shotgun sequence:
- the LOC128859767 gene encoding facilitated trehalose transporter Tret1-like, with amino-acid sequence MLGLCKNTEGVFKFEYRRQLLASACITIITFCHGFGLGWFSVILAKLESPTETELDFVITVNEGSWIGGLSSLGGACGNIVYGILADFIGRKASNYVLAIPYIVSWILIYFASSVEYLYVSRFLAGVTGGGTYVIIPIFIGEIAEPKIRGRLTSFFSLTLYSGIFIGYIITSRVPYHYIPIPGVAIPIIYMVFQLFFPETPMYLLQRGSYARAKESLKFYRNFQPTTKENSQQFEIVFNDLKNAVTSNKNNMNTVTWRDFCNREAVIAFGNGFVLMLLNVFCGAYGILYYTSSVFVQARTEMHPDTNTIIVGLVQVTGVYTATFLVDRFGRRPLMMFSCAATSIGMATFGLYGYLLQNTTVDVSAVRSWLPLVNACFIMFVANSGLIPIPFVLLVELMPAKIRAKAAAICLVIFNIIGFVLMKMFPISLAAFGLSAPMWLFAVTCVLGLIYISLFIKETKGMSLNKVEPEA; translated from the exons atgctaggATTGTGTAAAAATACCGAGGgtgtatttaaatttgaataccGAAGACAGTTGCTGGCATCAGCGTGTA TTACCATAATCACATTTTGCCATGGCTTTGGCTTGGGCTGGTTTTCAGTGATATTAGCTAAGTTGGAATCGCCTACTGAAACAGAGCTAGATTTTGTCATTACTGTGAATGAAGGATCATGGATAGGTGGACTAAGTTCACTTGGTGGTGCGTGCGGCAATATCGTTTATGGCATTTTAGCAGATTTCATAGGGCGAAAAGCAAGCAATTATGTGCTAGCCATACCATACATA GTTTCTTGGATACTCATTTATTTTGCGAGCTCCGTGGAATACTTATATGTGAGTCGCTTTCTTGCTGGTGTAACGGGTGGCGGCACTTATGTCATTATACCGATCTTCATTGGTGAAATAGCAGAACCCAA aATACGCGGTCGTTTAACATCGTTCTTCTCTCTAACCCTGTACAGTGGAATATTTATTGGTTACATAATAACGTCGCGTGTGCCATATCATTATATACCCATACCGGGTGTAGCTATACCCATCATTTACATGGTGTTTCAACTGTTTTTCCCAGAAACCCCAATGTACTTGCTGCAACGTGGTTCGTACGCACGCGCTAAGGAATCTCTCAAATTCTACCGCAATTTCCAACCGACCACAAAAGAGAACTCTCAACAATTTGAAATTGTATTCAATGACTTGAAGAATGCCGTAACAAGTAATAAGAATAATATGAACACTGTCACATGGCGTGATTTTT GTAATCGAGAGGCTGTCATTGCCTTTGGCAACGGTTTCGTGCTGATGCTGCTCAACGTTTTCTGCGGCGCCTACGGTATACTCTATTACACGTCCAGTGTTTTCGTACAAGCCCGCACCGAAATGCATCCGGACACTAATACCATCATAGTAGGCTTGGTACAGGTTACTGGTGTATATACGGCGACATTTTTGGTCGATAGATTTGGTCGCAGGCCATTAATGATGTTTTCATGCGCAGCTACAAGTATAGGCATGGCGACATTTGGATTGTACGGTTATCTGCTGCAAAACACTACTGTTGATGTATCAGCAGTCCGTTCATGGCTGCCGCTAGTGAATGCTTGTTTCATTATGTTTGTGGCCAATTCGGGTCTCATACCAATACCATTTGTCTTACTGGTAGAACTAATGCCAGCAAAG ATACGAGCAAAGGCGGCAGCCATTTGTTTGGTAATATTTAACATAATTGGatttgttttgatgaaaatgtttccAATATCTTTGGCTGCATTCGGCCTATCTGCGCCAATGTGGCTATTTGCCGTCACGTGCGTTCTTGGGCTAATTTACATATCACTCTTCATTAAAGAGACTAAGGGAATGTCACTTAATAAAGTGGAACCGGAAGCTTGA